The following nucleotide sequence is from Anaerococcus sp. Marseille-Q7828.
TCTTCAAATCTTGAATCTCTATCATAATTTCCTCTGCTAATTTCCTTTATTTTTCTTTACTATATTCTATTTTATCAAACAAAGTAAAATGCTTGCAATAACTGGTCAAATATACCAATCCTGTTAAGATATACTTACCCTATATTAAGCTTAAAACCAAAAGGGGCTGTTGCAAAATAGATAAATCGTTCCTATATCATTCGAGCACCCTCCCAGAAAGTTTGGCCTCCCTAAGCCGGCGGGCTAAATCTCAAACTTTCTGGGAGTGCACTCCAATGATGGAACGATAGATATCTATCAATTTGCAACAGTCCCTTTACAAATTATTCTTTAGTTGTCACTATTTAAAAAGTCAATAGCGTATTGGGCATATGTTCCTGCACCGTTTGCTAGGGCAGATTCATCGATATTGAATCTTTCGTTGTGGTGAGGGTAGTCTGTGCCTAGGTCAGGATTTCTAGATCCTACAAAGCCAAAGCAACCTGGTTTGTTTTCAAGATAGTAGGAGAAGTCTTCCCCGCCAGTTGTCTTTTGCATATTTTTAAGTATGTCTTTGCCAGCGAATTTTTCTATTGCATTTGTAGCTATAGTTGAAGAAGCTTCATCATTGATTGTTGGCCCTAGTATATATTGGTAGTCAAGTTCGTATGTTGCTCCATAAGCATCACATACGCCCCCTATAACCCTTCTCATATCCTCTTCTATTCTAGCGCCGATTTCTCTTGAGAAATATCTATTGGTTCCTTCCATAGTAGCTTCGCCTGCTATGATATTAAATCTATTACCACTGTGGAAAGATCCAACAGTTACTGTCACTGAGTCAAGTGGAGAGTAGTTTCTTGCAACTAATTGTTGTAGGTTTTGAACAACTGCAGCTCCTACCACTACCGCATCTACTGTCTCATTTGGCAAGGAACCGTGGCCAGATTTTCCCTTTATAGTAATGGTAAATCTATCTGCAGCTGCCATCCTGTCTCCCGCTTCTACAGAAATCTTGCCTGTCTCTAATCCTGACCAAATGTGAGATCCATAGATGTTGTCTGTTTCTTCATACCAATTTCCTTGTCTAATCATATATTTGGCACCAAGACCAACTTCCTCAGCTGGTTGAAATATCAAATATACCTTGCCACAAAGCTCGTCTTTAACTTCGTTTAGTATCTTTGCTGCACCAAGAAGCATTGCCATATGAGAATCGTGACCACAAGCGTGCATCTTGCCTTCGTTCTGGGATTTGTACTCGACGTCATTTTTCTCGCCAACATTTAGGGCATCAATGTCTGCTCTTAAGGCAACAGTTTTGCCTGGCTTGCCACCTTGGATTATGCCAATTACCCCAGTTTTTGGTTCTTCTTCTGGTATTTGGTAAGGAATTCCCATTTTATCAAGTTCTTCTGCTATTCTCTTGGTAGTTTCAAACTCTTCAAAAGAAAGCTCAGGGTGCATATGGAAATATCTTCTCATTTCTATAATGTAATCTTCATTTTTACTAACTAATTCTTTTACGTTCATTCTATCTCCTTATAATATATCTTATATAGCAGGGCTAAGCATAGGTGCTAGGATTCCTGCTAATACAACAGAACCAATGGATACTGTAACAAATCCTGCTACTAACATTTTAGGCAAAATTTGCGATAATATCAACTCTCTATCTTCTTCGTTATCACTAACTCCCTTTGCAACTTCCTGGGAAACTACATAGGTTCCTGGAAAGCCAAAAAGAGCTGATAATCCAATGCCAAAGGCCATCCAAGGTCTGATTTTTAGGATTTTGCCGACAATTATGGACATGATGCCTATGCCTATAGTTCCTATGATCAAACAAACAGCTATAGGGACTAATATTTCAAAGACATCTTGTGGGCTAGCACCAGCAAGGCCACCGTAGATAACTGACATAAGGGCGCCCATCAAAAATCCAAATGAATTTCCTTTGTTAAGTGGCTCTCTTTCCAAAAATCCAATTTCAGCAAAGATAATACCAAACAAAAGTGCCATTACATTTTTGTCCACCCTTATTAGCGCATTTAAAATAAATACTCCCGTGTCAATTCCCTTAAGGGAATCTGAAAGAATAGTCGCAACAAAGGCTATCAATATGGTTTTTGCCAAATAATAATTTGCTGTTGCGTATTTTTCTGGCAGATGAAAAAATGACTTTTTACTATTTTCTTCCACAGCCTTATCTTCATCAAAGACCTCGCCTTCCCTTTTTAGTTCTAATATAGAATTAGCTTCCTTTCTAAGGCAAAAAGAGCAAAGTGGATAGCCGATAAAGCCTTGGACAACAACCAATATAGTTGCCATCAATTTCAAATCACTTCTGCCAATAGCTTCAGCTGACTCCGACATTTGTAGGCCAGCTATAACCCCACCTGATATAGGAGGAGCTGCAACTATAGCAGTTTCCCTACCCACTATAGGGCTTCCAATAGAAAAAAGCAAAATAACAATGCCGACTATCCCTCCAAAGGAAATCAAGACTGTCTTCCATTGACTTGCCAGTTGTTTGGTATTTAGCATAGATCCCATATGTACCAAAAGGCTTGTAATAGCTAGGGCCCCTGTGTCGTATAATAAAGAATCTTTAAAGAGTGTCTCTGGGATTCCTAGCCAAAATCCGGCCAAAAATATAACTGAGCATACAAAAAGAGATGGAACTATACTTTTTGTAGCTGCAGCTACTATATCACCAATCGTATAAACTATAAAAATAAATAATAATGCCAATAGAGCTTGCATATAATACTCCTTTCGTGCTTTTAATGGGTAAAGCGAAATAATATAAGGGTATTATATAGCTATGAATTTCTTTTGTCAATAATTATCAATTCTTTTGTATAAATTTTACTTTCTTAAAACAAATAAAAACCTACCACCAGGGTAGGTCGTGTATTTAGTCTCTATTTCTATTGCCAAAAAGTAGGAACAATCTTAGAAATTGTAGGGCTGTTGTAAGTGTTGCAGCGACATAGGTGTAGGCTGCAGCCTTTAGCATAGCCTTGGCATGGGCGTTTTCTTCACCGATTAGCATGCCAGATTCTTCTAGGACTTGTAGGGCCCTAGCACTCGCATTAAATTCCACTGGAAGTGTCACTATTTGAAAAACAAGAGTTAATGCAAATAGTACTAATCCTATGTTTAGTAGATTTTGTTTTGACAAAATCATTCCCAAAAAAATAACTGGAAAGCTTAGTTTGGATCCAAAGTTAACTGCTGGGACCAACCAGGACTTTATTTGCAAAGGCATATAGCCTTCCTTGTATTGGATGACGTGGCCCAATTCGTGAGCGGCAACAGCAACTGATGCTATAGAAGTATCTTTCATAGATTCTGGGGATAGTGCAACTTCCTTGGTCGCAGGGTTAAAATAATCCCCCATGGCATTATTTATTTGTTTGATTTTTATATCATTATAACCACGAGTATCTATGATGTAATCCGCAGCTTGTCTGCCTGTTATTTGTTTTTTCGTTTCTATCTTCGAATACTTGGCAAAAGCTTTTTGTACATTTGCCTGAGCTAGCATACTTATAACTATGCCAATAAGTACTAAAATATATGTTCTATCAAATCCATAATAATAAGGCATAAAGCACCTCCTTAACTTTATTATAAATTATACCCTTTATTTTTAATAATTTAAATATAGATTTAATCTTTCTAATATTTTACACCAATTTTACAAATTAATTTAGTTTTATTATGAAATATAGGGTATCTATTAGGCAAATATACTTAGGAGGAAAATTATGAGCGCAGGATGGATTATTTTAATAATTGTTATATTACTAGCTCTTATTGTAGTTGGTATTTATAATTCACTAGTTAAACAAAATGAAATGGTAGCAAATGCCATGAGCCAGATAGCAGCCCAACTTCAATCTAGGTGGGATGCCCTAAATAATCTTATAGATGCAACAAAAGATTATGCAAAATACGAGAGTGAAACTTTGGATAAAGTTACAAAAAATAGGACAGGAGTGAATAAAGATTCTAATCCGGCTGATGTAGCTCGCGAAGAATCAGAATTCAAAAATGCCCTTACAAAGGTTTACGCTGTAGCGGAAAATTATCCAGAATTAAAAGCAAGTGAAGTTTATAGGTCTACTATGGATTCCATAAACAAATACGAAGACAATGTACGCCATTCTCGTATGATTTATAACGACACAGTTACAAAATTCAACAGATATATCAAAAGCTTCCCACAAAATATTTTTGCAGGAATGTTTGGCTATAGCGAAAAAACATATTTTGAAAATGAGGCCGAAACTAACCAAGTTCCACGTTGGAATAAATAATTAGTCCCTTTAGGAGGCTAATAATGAAAAAACTTAGAAAAAACCTAGCAAGGATTTTTATCCTTGCTCTAATATTATTCTTTCCTCATATTGCCCATGCTAATGAGCTTCACAGTATCGATATCAATGTTGAAATCGATCAAAATGGTATAGGCCATGTGAAAGAAACTTGGCATACTAATGAGGAAAATGAAGAAGCAACAGAAAAATACAAGGTAATATCTGATTTAGAAGATATAAAAATCAGAAACTTCAAAGTAGAAAGTGACGACGGATCATGGCAAGAAGTAAGTCCTTGGAATATCGACGCTAGCTTTGACGATAAGGCCTACAAGTATGGCATAGTAGAAGATGGAGATAGAGTTGAACTTTGCTGGGGTATCACAAACTTTGGCGAAAATACCTACCATCTTTCCTACGATATCGATCCCCTTGTAGTAGGCCTTAACGACTACGATATGGTCTATTTTAGATTTATAAAAGAAAACTTAGACCCCCTACCAGATAAGATTTCCATTACTATCAAAGGACCAAATAGCTTTGATGATGAAGTTTTGATGTGGGGCTTTGGTTTTGAGGGCGATGTCCACAATGTAGATGGTGAAATCCTTGCAAAAAGTGATGGAGATGTCCAGTATGGCCAAGTTATGCTCCGCTTCCCAAAGGGAACTTTTGATACTTCCTACCATATAGACAAAGATTTTGATTTTTATGCAGATATGGCCCAAGAAGGATCTGATTATGGAAGCGCAGATGATGCTGGTGATTATGATGAGGATTATGAATATGGCGAATCTACACCCTTTAATCCTTTCCTATTTTTCTTAAGTGGAGCCTTATCTCTAATAGGGCCTTTTATTGGATTTATATTTTTTGCCTTAGCTATTAAATCCTTAAAGGGATCTAGTGATTACAAGATAATCAATAAAAAGCTTCTAAAAAAAGCAAATAAGTTCAAAGACCAATACTACAGGGATATCCCTTACGACGGACCTATAGAAGATACTTATCTCATAAGCCAAAACGCCAATGGTCTAAATATAAACTTTGAAAATTACATGACTGCATTTTTATTAAAGTGGGTTTATGGGGATGCTATAAGCTTTGGTGAAGAGGAAGAAAAAGTCTTATTTTTTGATACAAAATCCTCATATATTACCATAAATCATGAACCTACAAATATGAGCAAAGTGGAAAGTAAATTCTTTGATGTCCTACAAAGAAGTGAAGAATACACAGATGACGGGAAGATCAAACAAAAACACATAGAGAAGTTTATCAAGAAAAACGAAAGTTTTATGGAAGATTATTTCGAAAGTTTTAGCGAAAACTCCCTAGACCAACTGGTAGACCGTGGATATTTAATAAATAATAAGAAAAAGAAAGCTTTATCAAGCAAGTTCAACAACAAAATTACTATCACAGATAGTGGTATCGACCTATACGAAAACTTTATTAAATTTAAGAACTACCTAGAGGACTATTCTCTAATCGAAGAAAGAGATATAAACGAAGTCAAACTTTGGGATGGCTTTATGATTTATGCAGCTATTTATGGCATAAGCAAGAAAGTTTACAGTAATTTTACCGAAGTTTATCCAGAGTATGAGAATATGAGTGCCTTTGACTTTTACATGATATCAAATATTACTTCATACTCATCTGGAATTAGTTCAGCTGCATCAAGCAACCTCTCAAGCTTTGAGTCAAGCGGCTTTGGCGGATCATCATCCTTTGGTGGTGGTGGCGGAAGCTTTGGCGGAGGATCTGGAGGTTCTGGCGGAGGTAGTAGGTAAAAATAAACACAGAAAAAGAGCTAGATGTCTAGCTCTTTTTCATTTAGAAAAGAATAAGTTAGTCCTAGTTTTCTAAGGGAAAACTATAAGGAATTAATAATGAAAAACCTAGCTATTTAATAGCTAACTATATTATAGCACAGATAAAAAAATATGCAAACATTTTCTTAAGATTATTTTTCAATTAACTCCTCTTTGCAAAATCAAATTTCAATATAGGCTTTAAATTTGCTTTTCAAGTTCTTTAGCGTTTTCACTGGTGCCTATTAAAACTAGGATGTCATTTTCTTCGATTTCTAGGCTAGGATCAAAGTCTATTATCATTGCCCCATCTCTTTCGAAGGCCACAACATTCATCTGATACTCTTTTCTAAAGTCTAAGTCTATCAAGTTTTTGCCTAACCATGACTTGTGAGCTTTGACTTCTATAATAGAAAACTCATCTGAAAACTCAATTACTTCTAATAAGTTAGGTCCTACAAGAGACCTTGCAAGTCTTTCAGCTGTATCTGCTTCCGGAAAAACAATATAGTCTGCCCCGATTTTTTCTAAAATCCTGGCATGAGATTCACTTGAAGCCTTTGCTATGACTTGGTTAATCCCGCTATCCTTACAAATTAGTGTAGCCTCTATAGAAGCTTCTAGGTCTGAACCAGTTGCAATTATTGCTGCATCGTAATTATTGATACCAAGAGATTTAAGGGCTACTTCTTCTGTAATATCTGCTTGAACAGAGCTTGATACCAAGCTTGCTATTTTTTCTACTGTTTTATAGTTCGAATCAACCGCAGTAACATAGGCCCCCTTTTGAGCTAGTCTTGTAGCTACTGCATAGCCAAATCTGCCAAGGCCTAAAACAATTATATTTCTTTGCATAAATTCCTCCTAACCTATGCTTATAAATCCTTCTGGATATCTTATCATTCTTACATCTGACTTTAGGCCAAATGATAGGGCCATAGTCATTGGACCAATTCTTCCTAAGTACATACAAAGGGTAATCAAAATCTTTGATGCTGCAGAAAGCTTATCTGTGATGCCAAGAGTCGCCCCTACTGTACCCAAAGCTGAAGCTGTTTCATACAAGATGTCTATAAAGGCAAAGTCTTCTATAGCCGCTATTACAAAGCTTACAAATATAACTATAGATAGGGAAATCACAAATATAGACAAGGCTTTTTTTATGGTATCATCGCTTATCCTTATCTTGAAAACGATAGGTTCCTTTTCATTTTTTATTACAGAAATGACCGCAAGAATCAATACTACAAAGGTAGTTGTCTTGATACCACCAGCTGTAGATCCAGGCGATCCTCCGATAAACATAAGACTTATCAATAATATGGCTGTAGAGTCGTTAATCTTTGATAAATCTGCTGAGTAAAATCCTGCTGTCCTTGCAGATACAGATTGGAAAAACGAAATCAAAACTCCATCTCCTATAGTCTCATTGTTCAAAACTCCACCCTTTAATGATTCAAGTATAAAAAATCCCAAGGCCCCCACCAATATTAGCCCTGCATTTGTCAATAATACTAATTTAGAATGGGTTGAAATGCTTTTAAAATGTCTCTTATAATAAATTTCACTTGTCACCATAAAGCCCAAGCCACCAATTATAACTAAGGACATGATAGTTATATTGACTAGATAATCGCCCCTAAGTGGATATATGGAGTCACCCAAGATATCAAAACCTGCATTGCAAAAAGCAGATATGGAGTGAAATACCGAAAACCAAATCCCCTTTCCAAGGCCATAAGTCGGCACAAATCTTATAGCAAGAAATAAAGCTCCAAGACTTTCTACTGCTAGGGTAAAACCTAGTACATATCTAAAGAGTCGGATTACTCCTTCCATACTTTCTATATTTAGTTGTTCCTTTAGTATAAGTCTTGTTTTAATTCCAATCTTTTTTCTCAAAATCAAGGGAATGATAGAAGCAAGTGTCATTATACCAAGACCACCGATTTGTATCAGGATTATTAATACAACTTGGCCTAGACTATTCCAATGTTCAGCTGTATTTACCGGACTTAGGCCAGTAACACAAGATGCACTAGCTGCTATAAAAATTGCGTCTATTGGATTTGTTGGATTGCCTGACCTTGTTACAAAAGGAGTCGACAAGATCAAAGCACCTATGCTAATTAGAATAAAAAATCCTAGAGTTAGTATCAAAGGTGGACTCTCACTTAACCTATCTAAGAATTTCTCATTATATTTATTTTTCATTTACACGCCTTCCTTGAACAATAAAAGCCCACAAAATAAGTTTTGAGGGCTTAAGTCTAATGAAATTTTACGCCTCGTTTATCCAAAGTCAATAGATATTGATAAATATTTTTTTAAATCTTTAAGCATTGAAATTTAAAGCTTATTTGTAGGTAAAAATCACTTTGTTCTTCGAAAAAACATCAGCCAATTCGCTTTTCTTTTCCTTTTTGTACCTTTGGATGTCTATAGTCATTTTCCCCTTTATTTTTATAGGATATTGGAGATAGTCACCATCATCCATCACCTTGATTGGATTTATCTTATCAAAGTCAATCTCACGCACTAACATATAGGTGTTACCGATGACATTTATGCCATTTTTTGTAATGCCTCTGGCCCATCTAGAAGTAAATATATAAAATAATATACAGATCGCCATAATTATTGAATTTCTAAGATCTGACTTCATCAAACGAGATACTATCATAAAGAGTGTACCTACAAATATGAGTATTGCCATATCCATTTTATTAATTCCAGGCCTTATTATAACTTTTTTGCCTATATATAAATTTACAAAGCCAAGGGCTATCAAAATTCCCATAATTATGTATACCATAAATTCCTCCTAATCATCAAAGCTTTCTACCATTATATAATAAATTGCTCTAAGAGGGTATAAAAATAATGAAATAAGTTCTTTCAAAGGAGATAAAATGAGAAAGTTTAAAAGAATTTTTAGCTCTATCTTACTAATTATACTTATACCAACATC
It contains:
- a CDS encoding amidohydrolase — its product is MNVKELVSKNEDYIIEMRRYFHMHPELSFEEFETTKRIAEELDKMGIPYQIPEEEPKTGVIGIIQGGKPGKTVALRADIDALNVGEKNDVEYKSQNEGKMHACGHDSHMAMLLGAAKILNEVKDELCGKVYLIFQPAEEVGLGAKYMIRQGNWYEETDNIYGSHIWSGLETGKISVEAGDRMAAADRFTITIKGKSGHGSLPNETVDAVVVGAAVVQNLQQLVARNYSPLDSVTVTVGSFHSGNRFNIIAGEATMEGTNRYFSREIGARIEEDMRRVIGGVCDAYGATYELDYQYILGPTINDEASSTIATNAIEKFAGKDILKNMQKTTGGEDFSYYLENKPGCFGFVGSRNPDLGTDYPHHNERFNIDESALANGAGTYAQYAIDFLNSDN
- a CDS encoding TrkA family potassium uptake protein; this encodes MQRNIIVLGLGRFGYAVATRLAQKGAYVTAVDSNYKTVEKIASLVSSSVQADITEEVALKSLGINNYDAAIIATGSDLEASIEATLICKDSGINQVIAKASSESHARILEKIGADYIVFPEADTAERLARSLVGPNLLEVIEFSDEFSIIEVKAHKSWLGKNLIDLDFRKEYQMNVVAFERDGAMIIDFDPSLEIEENDILVLIGTSENAKELEKQI
- a CDS encoding LemA family protein — encoded protein: MSAGWIILIIVILLALIVVGIYNSLVKQNEMVANAMSQIAAQLQSRWDALNNLIDATKDYAKYESETLDKVTKNRTGVNKDSNPADVAREESEFKNALTKVYAVAENYPELKASEVYRSTMDSINKYEDNVRHSRMIYNDTVTKFNRYIKSFPQNIFAGMFGYSEKTYFENEAETNQVPRWNK
- a CDS encoding TrkH family potassium uptake protein, whose translation is MKNKYNEKFLDRLSESPPLILTLGFFILISIGALILSTPFVTRSGNPTNPIDAIFIAASASCVTGLSPVNTAEHWNSLGQVVLIILIQIGGLGIMTLASIIPLILRKKIGIKTRLILKEQLNIESMEGVIRLFRYVLGFTLAVESLGALFLAIRFVPTYGLGKGIWFSVFHSISAFCNAGFDILGDSIYPLRGDYLVNITIMSLVIIGGLGFMVTSEIYYKRHFKSISTHSKLVLLTNAGLILVGALGFFILESLKGGVLNNETIGDGVLISFFQSVSARTAGFYSADLSKINDSTAILLISLMFIGGSPGSTAGGIKTTTFVVLILAVISVIKNEKEPIVFKIRISDDTIKKALSIFVISLSIVIFVSFVIAAIEDFAFIDILYETASALGTVGATLGITDKLSAASKILITLCMYLGRIGPMTMALSFGLKSDVRMIRYPEGFISIG
- a CDS encoding zinc metallopeptidase, which encodes MPYYYGFDRTYILVLIGIVISMLAQANVQKAFAKYSKIETKKQITGRQAADYIIDTRGYNDIKIKQINNAMGDYFNPATKEVALSPESMKDTSIASVAVAAHELGHVIQYKEGYMPLQIKSWLVPAVNFGSKLSFPVIFLGMILSKQNLLNIGLVLFALTLVFQIVTLPVEFNASARALQVLEESGMLIGEENAHAKAMLKAAAYTYVAATLTTALQFLRLFLLFGNRNRD
- a CDS encoding DUF2207 domain-containing protein, giving the protein MKKLRKNLARIFILALILFFPHIAHANELHSIDINVEIDQNGIGHVKETWHTNEENEEATEKYKVISDLEDIKIRNFKVESDDGSWQEVSPWNIDASFDDKAYKYGIVEDGDRVELCWGITNFGENTYHLSYDIDPLVVGLNDYDMVYFRFIKENLDPLPDKISITIKGPNSFDDEVLMWGFGFEGDVHNVDGEILAKSDGDVQYGQVMLRFPKGTFDTSYHIDKDFDFYADMAQEGSDYGSADDAGDYDEDYEYGESTPFNPFLFFLSGALSLIGPFIGFIFFALAIKSLKGSSDYKIINKKLLKKANKFKDQYYRDIPYDGPIEDTYLISQNANGLNINFENYMTAFLLKWVYGDAISFGEEEEKVLFFDTKSSYITINHEPTNMSKVESKFFDVLQRSEEYTDDGKIKQKHIEKFIKKNESFMEDYFESFSENSLDQLVDRGYLINNKKKKALSSKFNNKITITDSGIDLYENFIKFKNYLEDYSLIEERDINEVKLWDGFMIYAAIYGISKKVYSNFTEVYPEYENMSAFDFYMISNITSYSSGISSAASSNLSSFESSGFGGSSSFGGGGGSFGGGSGGSGGGSR